A single window of Sporosarcina sp. FSL W7-1349 DNA harbors:
- a CDS encoding 2-oxoglutarate dehydrogenase E1 component: MSNNVGSSPYAEFTGPNLGYVMEMYEVFKTNPEAVDAELAEMFRRFGAPDLGTTQQDAVVGEVTPGNFGKVLSAYKLLDAIRTYGHLAADIYPLNDRPKDSSRLELSYYGLTENDLREMPATLFFKQPPVSIDNGLDAVNHLKSLYTGKIAYEFAHIIDEEERNWIQAKIENGEIAVTLSAEEKKALLERLTRIEGFEKFIHRTFVGAKRFSIEGLDTLVVLLEEFVRRSEDENMKKMLIGMAHRGRLNVLTHILNKSYEMMFAQFAGVPDEPFLPEDGSLEVTRGWFGDVKYHMGALYKGESGMERFLAYNPSHLEVVNPVIAGQTRAAQETTDSPGIPEQDTNAAYAIMIHGDAAFPGQGIVPETFNFSRVRGFQTGGSIHIIANNMIGFTTEYYDSRSTHYSSDPAKGYEVPILHVNADCPESVIAAAAFSFEYRTKFGKDILIDLIGYRRYGHNEMDEPLVTNPLMYHGIHQHLTVRELYGKKLVAENIMTDEEVTKLDTDVYATMQKAYDNVKEQSAKAEPISNETPDYVLAGYPRDLETGVEEATIRRMNEELLTYPEEYHVFGKLERILKRREDPFKGKGKIDWAHAEVLAFGSILQDGNPIRMSGQDVQRGTFAHRHLVLHDEKTGEEYVPLHHISGSKASFVAYNSPLTEAGIVGYEFGYNLEDPKALSIWEAQYGDFSNMAQAMFDQFVSASYSKWGQQSGLVMLLPHAYEGQGPEHSSARIERYLQLCAENNWTVANLSSAANYFHILRRQAKMLGDKSMRPLVIASPKSLLRHPLVGADVTDLTEGYFQTVLEQPGTGKNVDKVKKILFASGKMAIDLAERVKDGTGYDHLHIIRVEQLYPFPSEKIAEIIARYPKAKELVWVQEEPKNMGTWGFANNYIRELADNKKISYVGRIHRSSPSEGDGESHKIEQNRIIEEALKK, encoded by the coding sequence ATGTCGAACAATGTTGGCTCCTCCCCGTATGCAGAATTTACGGGTCCTAACCTTGGGTATGTTATGGAGATGTATGAAGTCTTCAAAACAAACCCCGAAGCAGTCGATGCTGAACTTGCCGAAATGTTTAGACGTTTCGGTGCACCGGATCTTGGCACCACTCAACAAGACGCAGTTGTCGGAGAAGTGACGCCAGGCAATTTTGGAAAGGTGTTGTCCGCTTATAAGTTGCTCGATGCAATACGTACATACGGACATCTCGCAGCGGATATCTATCCATTGAACGATCGTCCAAAAGATTCATCCCGACTCGAGCTATCTTATTATGGATTGACCGAAAACGATCTTCGGGAAATGCCTGCAACACTATTTTTCAAACAACCTCCGGTAAGTATCGATAACGGATTGGACGCTGTAAATCATCTGAAGTCGCTCTATACAGGGAAAATTGCCTATGAGTTTGCACATATTATCGACGAAGAGGAACGGAATTGGATCCAAGCGAAAATTGAAAATGGAGAGATTGCTGTCACTCTTTCCGCCGAAGAGAAAAAGGCCCTTCTGGAGCGTTTGACGAGAATTGAAGGGTTCGAGAAATTTATCCACCGCACATTCGTCGGAGCAAAACGGTTCTCCATCGAAGGTCTCGATACACTCGTTGTCCTGTTGGAAGAGTTCGTCCGTCGTTCCGAAGATGAAAATATGAAAAAAATGTTGATCGGGATGGCCCACCGTGGCCGTTTGAACGTTCTTACACATATTCTCAATAAATCATATGAAATGATGTTTGCACAATTTGCTGGTGTTCCAGACGAACCGTTCTTGCCTGAGGATGGCTCGCTGGAAGTGACGCGCGGCTGGTTTGGCGATGTAAAATATCACATGGGTGCCCTTTATAAAGGCGAATCGGGCATGGAGCGTTTCCTCGCATACAACCCGTCCCACTTGGAAGTCGTCAATCCGGTCATTGCTGGACAGACGAGAGCTGCTCAGGAAACAACGGATAGCCCAGGCATTCCGGAGCAGGATACAAATGCTGCATATGCCATCATGATTCACGGGGATGCCGCATTCCCAGGACAAGGAATCGTGCCGGAGACATTCAACTTCAGCCGGGTTCGCGGATTCCAGACTGGCGGTTCGATTCATATCATTGCCAATAATATGATCGGCTTCACAACGGAATATTATGATTCCAGATCGACTCATTACTCTTCCGATCCTGCAAAAGGTTATGAAGTGCCGATCCTGCATGTCAATGCGGATTGCCCTGAATCGGTAATCGCTGCAGCTGCGTTCTCATTCGAATACCGGACGAAATTCGGAAAAGATATCCTGATCGACTTGATCGGATACCGTCGTTACGGACATAACGAAATGGATGAGCCGCTTGTGACGAATCCGTTGATGTATCACGGCATCCATCAGCATTTGACAGTTCGGGAATTGTACGGAAAGAAACTCGTCGCTGAAAACATCATGACGGATGAAGAAGTGACGAAGCTTGACACCGATGTGTATGCCACTATGCAAAAGGCTTATGACAATGTGAAAGAGCAATCTGCGAAAGCAGAGCCGATTTCAAATGAGACGCCGGACTATGTCCTAGCCGGCTATCCAAGAGATTTGGAAACGGGCGTGGAAGAAGCGACGATTCGTCGCATGAACGAAGAGCTTCTAACGTATCCGGAAGAATATCATGTGTTCGGTAAATTGGAACGTATTTTGAAGCGCCGGGAAGACCCGTTCAAAGGGAAAGGGAAGATTGATTGGGCGCATGCCGAAGTGCTCGCATTCGGATCTATCCTTCAAGACGGTAATCCAATCCGCATGTCCGGCCAAGATGTGCAGCGTGGGACATTCGCTCACCGCCATCTGGTCCTTCATGATGAGAAAACAGGGGAAGAATATGTACCGCTTCACCATATCAGCGGTTCGAAAGCGTCATTTGTGGCGTACAACAGCCCATTAACGGAAGCTGGAATTGTCGGCTACGAGTTCGGTTACAATTTGGAAGATCCGAAAGCCTTGTCGATCTGGGAAGCGCAATATGGCGACTTCTCCAACATGGCTCAAGCGATGTTCGACCAGTTTGTCTCGGCAAGCTATTCGAAATGGGGACAACAATCGGGATTGGTCATGCTGTTGCCACATGCGTACGAAGGGCAAGGCCCTGAGCACTCCAGTGCCCGTATCGAACGGTATTTGCAATTATGCGCCGAAAACAACTGGACCGTTGCGAACCTTTCTAGCGCGGCTAATTACTTCCATATTTTGCGCCGACAAGCGAAAATGCTCGGTGATAAATCAATGCGTCCACTTGTCATCGCATCGCCTAAATCGCTCCTTCGCCACCCATTGGTCGGTGCGGACGTGACCGATTTGACAGAAGGCTACTTCCAGACTGTTCTGGAACAGCCGGGTACAGGAAAGAACGTCGACAAAGTGAAGAAAATTTTGTTCGCAAGTGGAAAAATGGCAATCGACCTTGCAGAGCGTGTGAAAGATGGAACAGGATACGACCATCTCCACATCATCCGTGTCGAGCAATTGTATCCATTCCCATCCGAAAAAATCGCGGAGATCATTGCACGTTATCCGAAAGCGAAAGAGCTTGTGTGGGTGCAGGAAGAGCCGAAAAACATGGGGACATGGGGCTTTGCGAACAATTATATCCGCGAATTGGCGGACAATAAGAAAATTTCCTACGTCGGACGGATCCACCGTTCCAGCCCTTCCGAAGGTGACGGGGAATCGCATAAAATCGAGCAGAACCGTATTATTGAGGAAGCACTCAAGAAGTAA
- a CDS encoding undecaprenyldiphospho-muramoylpentapeptide beta-N-acetylglucosaminyltransferase, with translation MKRPVILLTGGGTAGHVSVNEALIPVFSERGYDIHYIGSHEGIEKELIGEGHPDVTYHAIQSGKLRRYFSMKNLTDPFRIGAGVMQAFSIIRKIRPEIIFSKGGFVSVPVVLAAKMARVPVVIHESDVTPGLANKLALPFSNHIFTVFEKTLDYVPAGKATCTGAVIRPELFHGVREEGLRYAGLDGLKPVLLIMGGSQGSAVINDALRKELPGILDRYDVIHLCGKGNIDEELESMPGYTQFEYVTEGLPHLLAAADFAVSRAGSNAIFELLALHKPMLLIPLSAAKSRGDQILNASLFESSGIALVLQEEEIGKRTMLEEFAILEREKDRLLENMKQTEHPKIPEDMAEMILLYRN, from the coding sequence GTGAAACGACCAGTAATCCTATTGACGGGCGGCGGCACCGCGGGCCATGTGTCCGTGAACGAAGCGCTGATCCCGGTGTTTAGCGAAAGAGGATACGATATCCATTATATAGGGTCCCATGAGGGTATTGAAAAAGAATTGATCGGTGAAGGACATCCCGATGTGACATACCACGCCATCCAAAGCGGCAAGCTCCGGAGATATTTTTCTATGAAAAATTTGACGGATCCGTTCCGGATCGGGGCAGGCGTCATGCAGGCGTTCTCCATCATCCGGAAAATCCGGCCGGAAATCATTTTTTCCAAAGGAGGATTCGTCTCGGTCCCGGTCGTATTGGCAGCCAAAATGGCAAGGGTGCCGGTAGTCATTCATGAATCGGACGTCACCCCGGGCTTGGCGAATAAACTGGCCTTGCCTTTTTCCAACCATATTTTCACCGTGTTTGAGAAGACATTGGATTACGTGCCAGCAGGGAAAGCGACTTGCACGGGAGCGGTCATCCGTCCGGAATTATTCCATGGCGTCCGGGAAGAGGGACTCCGATATGCGGGTCTTGACGGGTTAAAGCCGGTCCTCCTTATCATGGGAGGAAGCCAAGGATCGGCGGTGATCAATGACGCTCTCCGAAAAGAATTGCCGGGCATCTTGGATCGATATGATGTGATTCATTTATGTGGAAAAGGGAATATAGATGAAGAGCTTGAAAGTATGCCGGGCTATACGCAGTTCGAATACGTTACAGAAGGGTTGCCCCATCTTCTCGCGGCTGCTGATTTTGCGGTATCGAGAGCTGGTTCGAATGCCATTTTCGAATTATTGGCCCTGCATAAACCGATGCTGCTGATCCCGTTATCAGCAGCCAAAAGCAGAGGCGATCAGATTTTGAATGCATCTTTATTCGAGTCGTCGGGTATTGCTCTTGTTCTCCAAGAGGAAGAAATCGGGAAGCGCACCATGTTGGAAGAGTTCGCTATATTGGAGCGCGAAAAGGATCGGTTGCTGGAGAACATGAAGCAGACCGAGCATCCCAAAATCCCGGAAGACATGGCGGAAATGATCTTGCTGTATCGAAATTAG
- a CDS encoding MATE family efflux transporter, whose amino-acid sequence MDASLPFRKKPFHFVKIVLPILITQVALYLMSFFDILMTGRYDTYHLAGVTIGSSFWVPVYTGLSGILMGLTPIIAQQIGGKLHDEVRPSVQQGLYVSILLSAIVFSILLFIGSHFVYKMPLEPEVQAVAASYLKGISIGLFPLFAYTVMRSFFDALGATRVSMFIILLSAPINIVLNYFLIFGKFGFPELGGAGAGYASGMTYWIVLCIAVFIAWKGGAFQQYALFRRWGRVSFSKCKEILLIGVPIGLSIFVETSIFSVVTLLMSKYTTEVISAHQIALNFSSLLYMIPLSISMGATILVGQAAGGSRLQDAKQYSLLAIAFAVGFSFLSIAILLLFREPIASLYTTDPGMIALAAQFFLFAAFFQLSDAFQAPIQGALRGYKDVNMTFFVGVISFWGIGLPVGHVVATYTDFGPFGYWVGLIAGLLVGAITLTFRLLFIQRKYAK is encoded by the coding sequence TTGGACGCTTCACTTCCTTTTCGGAAAAAACCGTTCCATTTCGTCAAAATCGTTTTGCCTATCCTCATTACCCAAGTGGCACTCTATTTGATGTCGTTCTTCGATATTCTTATGACTGGCCGCTACGATACATACCACCTTGCCGGAGTGACAATCGGATCCTCTTTCTGGGTTCCGGTCTATACCGGTTTATCAGGCATCTTGATGGGGCTGACCCCGATCATCGCCCAACAGATCGGAGGCAAGCTTCATGATGAAGTGCGGCCTTCCGTCCAGCAAGGATTATACGTATCTATTTTACTTTCGGCAATCGTTTTTTCAATTCTTCTTTTCATCGGCTCCCATTTTGTATATAAGATGCCTTTGGAACCGGAAGTCCAAGCAGTCGCGGCCAGCTATTTGAAAGGGATCAGCATCGGGTTGTTCCCCCTCTTCGCTTATACGGTGATGCGCTCGTTCTTTGACGCGCTAGGGGCAACCCGGGTTTCGATGTTCATCATCCTGTTGTCAGCGCCAATCAACATTGTGCTTAACTATTTTCTGATTTTCGGGAAATTCGGTTTTCCGGAGCTCGGAGGCGCGGGAGCTGGGTATGCGTCGGGCATGACGTATTGGATTGTCCTTTGCATTGCGGTTTTCATAGCCTGGAAGGGAGGAGCGTTCCAACAATACGCCCTTTTCCGGCGTTGGGGCCGTGTTTCGTTTTCGAAATGCAAGGAGATCTTACTCATCGGAGTGCCGATCGGTCTTTCCATCTTCGTGGAGACGAGCATTTTCTCGGTCGTGACGCTGCTCATGTCCAAGTATACGACCGAAGTCATTTCGGCACACCAGATTGCTTTGAACTTTTCGTCCTTGCTCTATATGATTCCGCTCAGCATTTCGATGGGAGCCACCATCCTCGTCGGACAAGCGGCCGGCGGCTCCCGGTTGCAGGATGCCAAACAATACAGTTTGCTCGCGATTGCGTTCGCGGTCGGATTCAGCTTTCTATCCATCGCAATCCTGCTCCTGTTCCGAGAGCCGATCGCTTCCCTTTACACAACCGATCCGGGGATGATCGCCTTGGCAGCGCAGTTCTTCCTGTTTGCAGCGTTCTTCCAATTGTCGGATGCCTTCCAGGCGCCGATTCAAGGGGCGCTCCGCGGCTATAAGGATGTCAATATGACTTTCTTCGTCGGGGTCATTTCCTTCTGGGGAATCGGTTTGCCGGTCGGCCATGTTGTCGCAACCTACACGGACTTCGGGCCGTTCGGCTATTGGGTCGGGCTGATTGCCGGCCTTCTCGTCGGGGCGATCACTTTGACGTTCCGCCTGCTGTTCATTCAAAGAAAATATGCAAAATGA
- a CDS encoding Ger(x)C family spore germination protein, with the protein MKKRRFTLLVLSLLFVSGCWDEEQYKDVTIVPLIGLEAEGEGVKSMYAFPTFLNGKITYAQSEGEGLSTRASRSDANLRTMEGLDMAHLEVALINGNLAKKDLYTYLDMFFRTPRNRLGSYLAIVEGDMKDYFNPPGVVTEVSVYYSELMRTGVLYSIIPDITLQGAATFLFDNQIDLTLPYIELKEGTPELKGLALFSNSRYTGETLSAKEAIMANLMRKETGKYARLSYMWKKGEKESPITIDVVKIKRKWKITTDKIDAFYTLEVSLEEFPHDQLNKKGTIDDLEKFLTKEVSKEFNDVIAKTQEVKSDIVGFGRHVHAFHTELWKKGDWQETYAALPIQMKVKVKVTRTGITD; encoded by the coding sequence ATGAAAAAAAGAAGATTCACCTTGTTAGTGCTGTCTCTTCTCTTTGTCAGCGGTTGTTGGGATGAAGAACAGTATAAGGATGTTACAATCGTGCCTCTGATCGGACTGGAAGCGGAAGGGGAGGGGGTGAAGTCGATGTATGCTTTCCCTACTTTCCTGAATGGAAAGATTACCTATGCGCAATCCGAAGGGGAAGGTCTGTCAACGCGGGCATCGCGGTCCGATGCCAACCTGAGGACGATGGAAGGGCTGGATATGGCGCATTTGGAAGTGGCGTTGATCAATGGTAATTTGGCGAAGAAGGACCTTTATACGTACTTGGACATGTTTTTCCGAACACCTCGAAATCGGTTAGGAAGCTACCTCGCGATTGTAGAAGGTGATATGAAGGACTATTTTAATCCGCCCGGCGTGGTGACGGAAGTGTCTGTCTATTATTCGGAACTTATGCGGACAGGAGTTCTTTACAGTATTATTCCGGACATTACGCTTCAAGGAGCCGCTACCTTTTTATTTGATAATCAAATCGATCTCACCTTGCCGTATATTGAATTGAAGGAGGGGACTCCGGAATTAAAAGGGCTGGCGCTATTCAGTAATAGTCGGTATACGGGGGAGACCTTATCTGCGAAAGAAGCGATTATGGCTAATTTGATGCGAAAAGAAACAGGGAAATATGCCCGGCTATCGTATATGTGGAAAAAAGGGGAGAAAGAAAGTCCAATTACAATTGATGTAGTGAAAATCAAGCGAAAATGGAAGATCACAACGGATAAAATTGATGCCTTCTACACGCTAGAGGTCAGCTTGGAGGAGTTTCCTCATGATCAACTGAATAAGAAAGGAACAATTGATGATCTCGAAAAATTTTTGACAAAAGAAGTATCAAAAGAATTCAATGATGTCATTGCCAAGACACAGGAAGTGAAAAGTGATATCGTCGGGTTCGGACGTCATGTCCACGCCTTTCATACGGAGCTTTGGAAAAAGGGCGATTGGCAGGAAACATATGCAGCGCTCCCGATCCAAATGAAAGTGAAAGTGAAGGTTACCAGAACCGGAATCACGGATTAA
- a CDS encoding GerAB/ArcD/ProY family transporter, giving the protein MITITRTQFFLILFTIQSGTVYITFQRPLIETAESNAWVVFLFAGVLHYLQLVLYEKVYDRFNPGPFIFWLYRGYWFLVVVTFIAFIEYTLAIWIFPNTPQIVIVGVLVGVSLYANVSRAATAINLPVLLIPMILLFILALLFAIPDLVWTRLFPITFSDKSAWFKGLFISQSTFIGIEVYLFLRKYVKKENVIKGVPLFIYQNIWLFFFLTVLLFVQMFFPVNDAKIIGEPIIYILKSQKVTFVERLDLFFLFIWMTWSIVTITLYSFITLYAHQLNKKNKYKRNAVIYHVLITLAPLLFLTKERMDFIRSILSYFHLFFSIVLPVVVILMNRRGTS; this is encoded by the coding sequence ATGATTACAATAACGCGAACCCAATTTTTCTTGATTCTATTTACCATTCAATCAGGAACCGTCTATATTACGTTTCAAAGGCCCCTGATCGAGACAGCAGAGTCCAATGCCTGGGTCGTGTTCCTCTTTGCGGGTGTCCTTCACTACTTGCAATTGGTATTGTACGAAAAGGTGTATGATCGATTTAACCCAGGGCCCTTTATCTTTTGGTTATATCGAGGGTACTGGTTCCTAGTGGTCGTTACGTTCATCGCGTTTATCGAATATACGCTAGCTATCTGGATATTTCCCAACACTCCGCAAATCGTCATCGTTGGTGTGTTGGTCGGAGTTTCCCTTTATGCCAATGTAAGCAGGGCGGCTACGGCCATCAATTTGCCGGTTCTTCTAATACCGATGATCCTGCTCTTTATACTGGCATTGTTATTTGCCATTCCCGATTTGGTGTGGACTCGGTTGTTTCCGATTACGTTCTCCGATAAGTCAGCATGGTTCAAAGGTCTTTTTATTAGCCAATCGACGTTTATTGGAATAGAGGTCTATTTATTTTTAAGAAAATATGTAAAAAAAGAAAACGTTATCAAAGGGGTTCCGCTATTCATTTATCAAAACATCTGGCTTTTCTTTTTTTTAACCGTCCTTCTTTTCGTTCAAATGTTTTTCCCCGTGAATGATGCCAAAATTATCGGGGAACCAATCATTTATATTTTAAAATCCCAGAAAGTGACCTTCGTCGAAAGGCTTGATTTGTTTTTCCTTTTTATTTGGATGACCTGGAGTATCGTGACGATAACGCTTTATTCATTCATTACCTTGTATGCACATCAATTAAATAAGAAAAATAAATATAAGCGAAATGCGGTTATCTATCATGTGCTGATTACTTTGGCCCCATTGCTTTTTTTAACGAAAGAAAGAATGGACTTCATTAGAAGTATCCTTAGCTATTTTCATTTATTTTTCTCGATTGTCTTGCCGGTTGTTGTCATATTGATGAATCGGAGGGGAACCTCATGA
- a CDS encoding spore germination protein, which yields MKEQPNEQKLDIVYIKKLFHESIDLFVQEVDWPTGKGIVCYYSSLADGTEVNKQIDIIRNRAQSGMANWGKTAVSEVKSYSQEELVKIVCSGSTAVIFPDPKLIVTITAEKTATRSPEEPGNEQVVRGSHEGFVENLQQNLSLVRKKLISSDLVVKSIQKGHKTNTSITYLYVDTIADPDVVAEVEARLNRIDEDIILSLGQIEDYLEDSTWTPFPQFMNTERPDRVVQNLVEGKIAVFTNDSPTVLIAPVTFFSFYQSPDDFNGRVLVGSFYRLLRLFSLVMAIFLPAFYIAVVSFHSEILPIEISKKVKLAINEIPYRPIMEAFLLEIFIELIREASIRLPKPIGQTIGIVGGLVVGDAIVSAGIVSNLMVIVVALTAISSFVVPSVEMNMTIRLLRFPFMLAAASFGFFGMAIGTLILFIHLLNRSSLNQPYFSPVVPFDPSRFKEIFFRLPFSKSHKQQKTFSFKQPRKGGTRK from the coding sequence GTGAAGGAACAGCCGAACGAACAGAAACTGGATATAGTTTACATAAAAAAATTATTTCACGAATCTATTGATTTGTTTGTGCAGGAAGTCGATTGGCCGACCGGAAAAGGGATTGTCTGTTATTATTCTTCTTTGGCGGATGGAACAGAGGTGAATAAGCAAATTGATATCATTCGAAACCGCGCTCAATCCGGTATGGCCAATTGGGGGAAGACGGCAGTATCTGAAGTCAAATCTTATTCACAAGAAGAATTGGTTAAAATCGTTTGTTCCGGTTCCACAGCTGTCATCTTTCCTGATCCCAAATTGATTGTTACGATCACTGCTGAGAAAACGGCGACCCGCTCCCCTGAAGAACCGGGAAATGAACAGGTTGTACGTGGAAGTCACGAGGGCTTCGTTGAAAACTTGCAACAAAATTTATCGCTCGTCCGAAAAAAATTGATTTCTTCCGATCTTGTCGTAAAATCCATACAAAAAGGACATAAAACAAATACGTCTATAACATATCTATATGTTGACACCATTGCAGATCCCGATGTAGTGGCGGAAGTGGAAGCTCGTCTGAACCGGATTGATGAAGATATCATCTTGAGTTTAGGTCAAATCGAAGATTATTTAGAGGATTCGACCTGGACTCCGTTTCCTCAATTCATGAACACGGAAAGGCCGGATCGTGTCGTGCAAAACCTGGTAGAGGGAAAGATAGCGGTGTTCACAAACGACTCTCCGACTGTATTGATAGCCCCTGTTACTTTCTTTTCTTTTTACCAATCACCTGACGATTTCAATGGACGGGTCCTTGTCGGTTCTTTTTACCGTTTGTTGCGCTTGTTCAGTTTGGTTATGGCGATTTTCTTGCCCGCATTTTATATTGCAGTCGTCAGTTTCCATTCCGAAATCCTACCGATTGAAATCAGTAAAAAAGTGAAGCTTGCCATCAACGAAATCCCGTATCGGCCTATTATGGAAGCATTTCTTCTTGAGATTTTTATTGAGTTGATTCGAGAGGCGAGTATCCGCTTACCTAAACCGATCGGTCAGACGATCGGCATTGTCGGGGGATTGGTGGTAGGGGATGCGATCGTCAGCGCGGGGATTGTATCAAATTTAATGGTCATTGTCGTAGCGTTGACCGCTATTTCCAGTTTTGTTGTCCCTTCGGTTGAGATGAATATGACAATACGGCTTTTGCGATTTCCGTTTATGTTAGCAGCCGCTTCGTTCGGTTTTTTCGGAATGGCCATCGGAACGCTCATTCTGTTCATTCACTTATTAAATCGGTCTTCACTGAATCAGCCTTATTTCTCTCCCGTCGTTCCTTTTGACCCGTCGCGATTTAAAGAGATTTTCTTTCGCCTTCCATTTTCCAAGTCACATAAACAGCAGAAGACATTTTCGTTTAAGCAACCGAGAAAGGGCGGGACTCGCAAATGA
- a CDS encoding CAP domain-containing protein, producing MKKSIAVILLGSALLLPNNNSAEASGFDAQLKVKNTPYVQVVKWEGISNIPYQFQSGDFDKAQAILKKLCINLPKFQQTTAAPEKTVEKPNNSTAKPAPSKPAEEKAETNTPKTEKPAEQKETNQPTAPEAKPQPAPTTPAPSNPVEQPAKQEQAAPAQNASVSAIEQAVLDLTNAERQKAGLQPLQFDSKLMNSARQKSTDMATNNYFSHTSPTYGSPFDQMKANGVTYRSAAENIAMGQRTAEEVVKAWMESPGHRQNILTPEFTHIGIGYDKNGNYWTQQFIQK from the coding sequence ATGAAAAAATCGATTGCAGTCATCTTGCTCGGTTCGGCGCTCTTACTGCCGAACAACAATAGTGCAGAAGCTTCTGGCTTTGACGCACAACTAAAAGTGAAAAACACTCCATATGTCCAAGTTGTCAAGTGGGAGGGAATTTCCAACATTCCATATCAATTCCAATCAGGAGATTTTGATAAAGCACAAGCGATTCTAAAGAAACTGTGCATCAATCTTCCGAAATTCCAACAGACAACAGCGGCTCCGGAAAAAACGGTTGAGAAACCAAATAATTCAACTGCTAAACCGGCACCAAGCAAACCGGCGGAAGAAAAAGCGGAAACAAATACGCCAAAAACAGAAAAACCGGCTGAACAAAAGGAAACAAATCAGCCTACAGCACCGGAAGCTAAACCGCAACCGGCTCCAACAACACCAGCACCATCGAATCCGGTTGAACAACCTGCGAAACAAGAGCAGGCAGCTCCTGCTCAAAACGCTTCCGTTTCTGCCATCGAGCAAGCCGTACTCGATCTTACTAATGCGGAAAGACAAAAAGCGGGTCTCCAACCGTTACAGTTTGATAGCAAATTAATGAATTCCGCTCGCCAAAAATCAACGGATATGGCGACTAACAATTACTTCTCTCATACAAGCCCAACATACGGTTCACCGTTCGACCAAATGAAAGCGAATGGCGTCACGTATCGTTCAGCAGCTGAGAACATTGCCATGGGACAACGTACTGCAGAAGAAGTGGTGAAAGCTTGGATGGAATCACCGGGCCATCGCCAAAATATCCTAACACCGGAATTTACACATATCGGTATCGGATATGATAAAAACGGAAACTACTGGACACAACAATTCATCCAAAAATAA
- a CDS encoding CobW family GTP-binding protein, whose amino-acid sequence MIDVYLFSGFLGSGKTSLLLHVIRQLKEQGKKPAVLMNEFGNLAFDSDRVNGAGEVPLKELLDGCICCTGSDRTEAQLQGLLVENDDIDVILIETTGAAHPVEALDAVFSPLFADRIQIKGIVTVVDCKRWLDRNQLPPQVKMLFLEQIRHAHLLLANKVDLLTEGELATVTMQLSDFNPNMPIIQTVNAEVGFDVIEDALADTKQRSAIPIHSGKNLPLSSKLLTFSEEIEKESFEEWVKSLPETVYRMKGYVPVRGVKNPMLFQYAYGMVNWLPEYVRMEPRLVIIGEDLKNVADFRRVNPDSNEI is encoded by the coding sequence ATGATTGATGTGTATTTATTCAGCGGATTTTTAGGGAGCGGCAAGACGTCCTTGCTGCTCCATGTCATCCGCCAGTTGAAAGAACAGGGGAAAAAACCGGCTGTGCTTATGAATGAGTTCGGTAATCTAGCTTTTGATTCCGACCGGGTGAATGGGGCGGGAGAAGTCCCGTTGAAAGAATTATTGGATGGCTGCATCTGCTGTACTGGCTCGGATCGGACGGAAGCACAGCTCCAAGGGTTGCTTGTGGAAAATGATGATATTGACGTTATCTTGATCGAAACGACCGGTGCCGCCCACCCTGTGGAAGCGCTCGATGCCGTCTTTTCCCCGCTGTTTGCGGACCGTATCCAGATCAAGGGGATTGTGACCGTCGTAGACTGTAAGCGCTGGCTGGACCGCAATCAGTTGCCGCCGCAAGTGAAGATGCTCTTCCTTGAACAGATTCGCCATGCCCATCTGCTGCTTGCCAATAAAGTAGATCTACTGACCGAAGGAGAACTGGCGACCGTCACCATGCAACTGAGTGATTTCAATCCGAACATGCCTATCATCCAAACCGTCAATGCGGAAGTCGGCTTTGACGTCATTGAAGACGCGTTGGCAGATACTAAGCAACGATCAGCTATCCCGATTCATTCGGGCAAGAACTTGCCGTTGTCTTCCAAGCTTCTGACATTCTCCGAAGAGATCGAGAAAGAGAGCTTTGAAGAATGGGTAAAGTCGCTGCCGGAAACCGTCTATCGGATGAAAGGGTATGTACCTGTTCGAGGTGTCAAAAACCCGATGCTATTTCAATACGCCTATGGGATGGTCAATTGGCTGCCCGAATATGTCAGGATGGAACCGCGTCTTGTCATCATCGGTGAAGATCTAAAAAATGTAGCCGATTTCAGGCGCGTCAACCCCGATTCGAATGAAATATAA